One stretch of Streptomyces zhihengii DNA includes these proteins:
- the egtB gene encoding ergothioneine biosynthesis protein EgtB: protein MSDHQPARAAGAAAATAAAGSPYDGGPLGDPRGRALDALVAARARTALLTSCVDDGELTAQHSPLMSPLVWDLAHIGNQEEQWLLRTVGGREAMRPEIDSVYDAFEHPRASRPSLPLLAPAEARLYAADVRGRVLDILERAELAGGPLVDAAFAFGMIAQHEQQHDETMLITHQLRRGPAALTAPEPPDGPVGALPAEVLVPGGPFTMGTSTEPWALDNERPAHRREVPAFWIDTAPVTCGAYQAFIDDGGYGERRWWADEGWDQIRRHDIGAPLFWRREGGVWLRRRFGVTEEVPADEPVLHVSWYEADAYARWAGRRLPTEAEWEKAARHDPGSGRSRRYPWGDADPGPDHANLGQRHLRPARAGSYPAGASPLGVRQLIGDVWEWTASDFLPYPGFVAFPYREYSEVFFGPGHKVLRGGAFGVDRVACRGTFRNWDLPVRRQIFSGFRTARDARVRQDGEA from the coding sequence ATGAGCGACCACCAGCCGGCCCGCGCCGCCGGGGCCGCGGCGGCCACCGCCGCCGCCGGCTCCCCGTACGACGGCGGGCCGCTCGGCGATCCGCGCGGCCGGGCCCTCGACGCCCTGGTCGCCGCCCGCGCCCGGACGGCGCTGCTCACCTCGTGCGTCGACGACGGCGAACTGACCGCCCAGCACTCCCCCCTGATGTCGCCGCTGGTGTGGGACCTCGCCCACATCGGCAACCAGGAGGAGCAGTGGCTGCTGCGCACCGTCGGCGGCCGGGAGGCGATGCGGCCCGAGATCGACTCCGTCTACGACGCCTTCGAGCACCCGCGCGCGAGCCGTCCCTCGCTGCCGCTGCTGGCGCCGGCCGAGGCCCGGCTGTACGCGGCGGACGTGCGCGGCCGGGTGCTGGACATCCTGGAGCGGGCGGAGCTGGCGGGCGGGCCGCTGGTCGACGCGGCCTTCGCCTTCGGCATGATCGCGCAGCACGAGCAGCAGCACGACGAGACGATGCTGATCACCCACCAGCTCCGGCGGGGGCCGGCCGCCCTCACCGCGCCCGAGCCGCCGGACGGTCCGGTGGGCGCGCTGCCCGCCGAAGTGCTGGTGCCCGGCGGTCCGTTCACGATGGGCACCTCGACCGAGCCGTGGGCGCTGGACAACGAACGGCCCGCGCACCGGCGGGAGGTGCCGGCGTTCTGGATCGACACCGCACCGGTGACCTGCGGCGCCTACCAGGCGTTCATCGACGACGGCGGCTACGGCGAGCGCCGCTGGTGGGCGGACGAGGGCTGGGACCAGATCCGCCGGCACGACATCGGCGCCCCGCTGTTCTGGCGGCGGGAGGGCGGGGTGTGGCTGCGCCGGCGCTTCGGCGTGACGGAGGAGGTGCCGGCCGACGAGCCGGTGCTGCACGTGAGCTGGTACGAGGCGGACGCGTACGCCCGCTGGGCGGGCCGGCGGCTGCCGACGGAGGCCGAGTGGGAGAAGGCGGCCCGCCACGACCCGGGGTCCGGCCGGTCCCGGCGCTACCCCTGGGGCGACGCCGACCCCGGCCCGGACCACGCCAACCTGGGGCAGCGCCATCTGCGCCCGGCTCGCGCCGGCAGCTATCCGGCGGGCGCCTCGCCGCTCGGGGTGCGGCAGCTGATCGGCGACGTCTGGGAGTGGACGGCGAGCGACTTCCTGCCGTACCCGGGCTTCGTGGCCTTCCCCTACCGGGAGTACTCCGAGGTGTTCTTCGGGCCCGGCCACAAGGTGCTGCGCGGCGGGGCGTTCGGCGTGGACCGGGTGGCCTGCCGGGGCACCTTCCGCAACTGGGACCTGCCGGTGCGCCGGCAGATCTTCTCCGGCTTCCGCACGGCCCGGGACGCCCGCGTCCGGCAGGACGGGGAGGCCTGA
- the egtA gene encoding ergothioneine biosynthesis glutamate--cysteine ligase EgtA: protein MHPPDSDGFGPRISEDEAEDLLRCICFKTGPPRVVGVEVEWLIHDRRRPAAPVDAERLRAAYDDVRALSLTSALTFEPGGQLELSSAPASSLMECVDSTAADLRAVRAALAASDLVPAGYGIDPWQSPRRMLHDPRYDAMERHLDRAGPAGRTMMCTSASVQVSLDAGEEEPGPLGHARRWQLSHLLGAVLLAAFANSPARRGRFTGWRSTRQAVWAAIDPVRALAPAPWAEPRAAWAAHALDAPVMCVRHARGPWDSPAGMTFRQWLRSGVPRPPTREDLDYHLTTLFPPVRPRGHLELRMLDAQPGDDGWMIPVAVTTALFDDPEAAERVYRAVKPLAEYAGSLPAPVNPLWVSAARRGLADPAVHAAAVTAFDAALGALERIGATPDLVAAVAAFNERYVLPGRCPGDDLTLPPAVKEPVL, encoded by the coding sequence ATGCATCCGCCAGATTCCGACGGCTTCGGTCCCCGGATATCCGAGGACGAGGCCGAGGACCTGCTCCGATGTATCTGCTTCAAGACCGGCCCGCCCCGGGTGGTGGGTGTCGAGGTCGAATGGCTGATCCATGATCGTCGACGACCCGCCGCCCCGGTGGACGCGGAGCGTCTGCGGGCGGCGTACGACGATGTGCGCGCCCTGTCGCTGACCTCGGCCCTGACCTTCGAGCCGGGCGGCCAGCTCGAACTCAGCTCCGCCCCCGCCTCCTCCCTGATGGAGTGCGTCGACTCCACCGCCGCCGACCTGCGCGCCGTGCGCGCGGCGCTCGCGGCCTCGGATCTGGTCCCCGCCGGATACGGCATCGATCCCTGGCAGTCCCCCCGCCGGATGCTCCACGACCCGCGCTACGACGCGATGGAGCGGCATCTGGACCGCGCCGGCCCCGCGGGGCGCACCATGATGTGCACCTCGGCCTCCGTCCAGGTGTCGCTGGACGCGGGCGAGGAGGAGCCCGGTCCCCTCGGTCACGCAAGGCGCTGGCAGCTCTCCCATCTGCTGGGCGCCGTGCTGCTGGCTGCCTTCGCCAACTCCCCCGCGCGCCGGGGCCGCTTCACGGGCTGGCGGTCGACCCGGCAGGCCGTGTGGGCGGCCATCGACCCCGTCCGGGCGCTGGCGCCCGCACCGTGGGCGGAGCCGCGGGCCGCGTGGGCGGCGCACGCACTGGACGCGCCGGTGATGTGCGTACGGCACGCGCGGGGCCCGTGGGACAGCCCCGCGGGGATGACCTTCCGGCAGTGGCTGCGCTCGGGGGTGCCGCGGCCCCCCACGAGGGAGGATCTGGACTACCACCTGACGACGCTGTTCCCGCCGGTCCGGCCGCGCGGTCATCTGGAGCTGCGCATGCTGGACGCGCAGCCGGGCGACGACGGGTGGATGATCCCCGTCGCCGTGACGACGGCCCTGTTCGACGATCCCGAGGCGGCGGAGCGGGTGTACCGGGCGGTCAAACCGCTCGCCGAGTACGCCGGTTCGCTGCCGGCACCGGTCAACCCGCTGTGGGTGTCGGCGGCCCGCCGGGGTCTCGCCGACCCGGCGGTGCACGCCGCCGCCGTCACCGCCTTCGACGCGGCGCTCGGCGCGCTGGAGCGCATCGGCGCCACACCGGACCTGGTGGCGGCCGTCGCGGCGTTCAACGAGCGGTACGTGCTGCCCGGCCGGTGCCCCGGCGACGACCTCACCCTCCCGCCCGCGGTCAAGGAGCCCGTCCTATGA
- a CDS encoding TIGR02452 family protein: MSARLREIARQTEEIVAAGGYRLPGGRLVKLGDAVAAAREGTALYGPEPVAAVPGTGRATAFEVTGESSTAAARRLATAAPGPVAVLNFASARNPGGGYLNGAQAQEEALCRASALHTTLLCAPAYYAHHREDRSPFYSDRVIASPGVPVFRDDRGALLDEPFLAGFLTSPAPNASVIARNLPEQAHRVPAALAARAERVLETAVARGYTRIVLGAWGCGVFRNDPAEVAGAFRGLLGPEGRFGGHFDEVVFAVLDRTAGASTLGAFRRVLAGLPGPESAGQVRP; this comes from the coding sequence ATGAGCGCACGACTACGGGAGATCGCCCGGCAGACCGAGGAGATCGTGGCGGCCGGCGGATACCGGCTGCCCGGCGGCCGCCTGGTCAAACTGGGGGACGCGGTGGCCGCCGCGCGGGAGGGCACCGCGCTGTACGGGCCGGAGCCCGTCGCCGCCGTCCCCGGCACCGGCCGCGCCACGGCCTTCGAGGTGACCGGCGAATCCAGCACCGCCGCGGCCCGCCGCCTGGCCACCGCCGCGCCCGGCCCCGTCGCCGTCCTGAACTTCGCCTCCGCCAGGAACCCGGGCGGTGGCTACCTGAACGGCGCCCAGGCCCAGGAGGAGGCGCTCTGCCGGGCCTCCGCCCTCCACACGACCCTGTTGTGCGCCCCGGCCTACTACGCGCACCACCGCGAGGACCGCAGCCCCTTCTACTCCGACCGGGTCATCGCCTCCCCGGGCGTGCCCGTCTTCCGCGACGACCGGGGCGCCCTGCTCGACGAGCCGTTCCTCGCCGGGTTCCTGACCTCCCCCGCCCCGAACGCCAGCGTCATCGCCCGGAACCTGCCCGAGCAGGCGCACCGGGTGCCCGCGGCGCTCGCCGCCCGGGCCGAGCGCGTCCTGGAGACCGCCGTCGCCCGCGGCTACACCCGGATCGTCCTCGGGGCCTGGGGCTGCGGGGTCTTCCGCAACGATCCGGCCGAGGTGGCCGGAGCCTTCCGCGGGCTGCTGGGCCCGGAGGGCCGGTTCGGCGGCCACTTCGACGAGGTCGTCTTCGCCGTGCTCGACCGCACGGCGGGCGCGTCGACACTGGGCGCGTTCCGCCGCGTGCTCGCCGGGCTCCCGGGGCCCGAGAGCGCGGGTCAGGTCCGGCCGTAG
- a CDS encoding type II toxin-antitoxin system PemK/MazF family toxin produces MTISPRPPGAPAPGGAPQDSPGAVPAPGRDGPFATTEAAPAAVGPVRTSYAPDRDGAPDPGEIVWTWVPYEENDGRGKDRPVLVVAREAAGTLLAVQLSSRAHDGDREWVAIGTGPWDGAGRESWVDLDRVLRVHEAGMRREAAALDRPRFDRVVGRLRERYGWT; encoded by the coding sequence ATGACGATCTCTCCCCGCCCGCCCGGCGCTCCGGCCCCGGGCGGAGCGCCCCAGGACTCCCCGGGGGCCGTACCGGCGCCGGGCCGTGACGGGCCCTTCGCGACGACCGAGGCCGCGCCGGCCGCGGTCGGCCCCGTGCGCACCTCGTACGCGCCGGACCGGGACGGGGCCCCCGACCCGGGCGAGATCGTCTGGACCTGGGTGCCGTACGAGGAGAACGACGGGCGGGGCAAGGACCGGCCCGTGCTCGTGGTGGCACGCGAGGCTGCGGGAACGCTGCTCGCCGTGCAGTTGTCGAGCCGGGCGCACGACGGGGACCGGGAGTGGGTGGCCATCGGCACGGGCCCGTGGGACGGCGCCGGGCGCGAGTCCTGGGTGGACCTGGACCGGGTGCTGCGGGTCCACGAGGCGGGCATGCGGCGGGAGGCAGCGGCGCTGGACCGGCCGCGTTTCGACCGGGTGGTGGGCCGGCTGCGGGAGCGCTACGGCTGGACGTGA
- a CDS encoding RNA-guided endonuclease InsQ/TnpB family protein, which yields MQLRYSFRVYPSAGQRTALARAFGCARVVFNDALRVRETARSAGLPFVASGELSKRLTASKKTPERAWLGEVSSVVLQQSLRDLDTAYRNFFDGLKGKRPRMGAPRFKSRKDTRQAIRFTANAGWKITAGRKLRLPKVGDVSVKWSRSLPHVPSTVTVIKDSAGRYFASFVVETEPEALPATDAAVGIDLGLTHFAILSDGTKIDSPRFLRRAEKKLKKAQQDLSRKAKGSNNRAKARIRVARAHARTADARREFHHQLSTRLIRENQAVAVEDLAVKGLARTRLAKSVHDAGWSAFTAMLAYKAALYGRAFHRIKRFEPTSQVCSACGVKDGPKPLHVRVWTCRACGTVLDRDINAAINVAKAAGLAVTACGARVRPGLIPAQREETGTHPKPQPVTTGRQTGISALQGGEDVKVCR from the coding sequence ATGCAGCTTCGGTACAGCTTCCGCGTGTACCCGAGCGCCGGGCAACGCACAGCGCTGGCCCGGGCGTTCGGGTGTGCTCGGGTGGTCTTCAACGACGCGCTTCGCGTCCGTGAGACCGCCCGTTCCGCCGGGCTGCCGTTCGTTGCCTCGGGCGAGCTGTCCAAGCGGCTCACCGCCTCGAAGAAAACCCCCGAGCGGGCATGGCTCGGCGAGGTGTCCTCGGTCGTACTGCAGCAGTCCCTCAGAGACCTGGACACGGCCTACAGGAACTTCTTCGACGGCCTCAAGGGCAAGCGCCCGCGCATGGGTGCGCCCCGGTTCAAGTCCCGCAAGGACACCCGTCAGGCGATCCGCTTCACCGCGAACGCCGGGTGGAAGATCACGGCCGGGAGGAAACTCCGGCTTCCGAAGGTCGGCGACGTGTCCGTGAAGTGGTCCAGGTCGCTGCCGCACGTCCCGTCCACGGTGACCGTCATCAAGGACAGCGCGGGCCGGTACTTCGCCTCGTTCGTGGTCGAGACCGAGCCCGAGGCACTGCCCGCCACGGACGCAGCGGTCGGCATCGACCTGGGCCTGACCCACTTCGCGATCCTCTCCGACGGCACGAAAATCGACTCCCCGCGCTTTTTGCGCCGGGCCGAGAAGAAGCTGAAGAAGGCACAGCAGGATCTCAGCCGGAAGGCGAAAGGCAGTAACAACCGGGCGAAGGCCCGGATCAGGGTTGCCCGCGCCCACGCACGGACCGCCGATGCCCGGCGCGAGTTCCACCACCAGCTCTCCACCCGGCTGATCCGCGAGAACCAAGCGGTCGCAGTGGAAGACCTGGCGGTCAAGGGACTCGCCCGTACGCGTCTCGCGAAGTCCGTTCACGACGCCGGATGGTCGGCGTTCACCGCGATGCTGGCGTACAAGGCCGCCCTGTACGGCCGCGCCTTCCACCGCATCAAACGGTTCGAGCCCACGTCTCAGGTCTGCTCGGCCTGCGGCGTCAAGGACGGCCCCAAGCCCCTGCACGTCCGGGTATGGACGTGCAGGGCGTGCGGGACCGTCCTGGACCGGGACATCAACGCGGCCATCAACGTCGCCAAGGCCGCCGGACTGGCGGTCACTGCCTGCGGAGCGCGGGTAAGACCGGGACTCATCCCGGCACAGCGCGAAGAAACAGGAACCCACCCGAAGCCCCAGCCGGTGACCACCGGCAGGCAGACGGGGATCTCCGCCCTCCAAGGCGGAGAGGATGTCAAGGTGTGCCGATGA
- a CDS encoding LacI family DNA-binding transcriptional regulator: MSQTPRPPVGRSAPTSADVARLAGVSRATVSYVLNNTAAVRISEPTRLRVRAAAEELGYVPHAAARSLRAGHTRTVVMPSARRPAGPLPLRFYDEFQGELRRLEYTVVEYGGLGLDGDEAARAWAELRPVAVVCPGGTQPTAHGVSLLRRSGARAVVTLGPHPTQGAHFLALDERRIGAAAAEHLIQRGRRAIGVVVPREPVPAHCARLRLEGVRAAADGAGARTVALPMAYEEESAAALAARWRATGLDGVFAFDDEYAMLLMRALQDEGVDVPRETAVIGAGDLLLGRLLRPRLSTVRVDTVSGRRLADFVDRMVREPAAEPEHHDLMAARAVHRESS; the protein is encoded by the coding sequence ATGAGCCAGACACCCCGACCGCCCGTGGGCCGCTCCGCCCCGACCAGCGCCGACGTCGCCCGGCTGGCCGGAGTCTCCCGGGCCACCGTCTCGTACGTCCTCAACAACACCGCCGCCGTGCGCATCAGCGAACCGACCCGGCTGCGGGTCCGCGCGGCCGCCGAGGAACTGGGCTACGTCCCCCACGCGGCCGCCCGCAGCCTGCGCGCCGGGCACACCCGGACGGTGGTCATGCCCTCGGCCCGCCGGCCGGCCGGCCCGCTGCCCCTGCGCTTCTACGACGAGTTCCAGGGCGAGTTGCGGCGCCTCGAGTACACCGTCGTCGAATACGGCGGTCTCGGCCTCGACGGCGACGAGGCCGCCCGTGCCTGGGCCGAACTGCGCCCCGTCGCCGTGGTCTGCCCCGGCGGCACCCAGCCGACCGCGCACGGCGTCAGCCTGCTCCGGCGCTCCGGGGCGCGCGCCGTCGTCACCCTCGGGCCGCACCCCACCCAGGGCGCGCACTTCCTCGCCCTGGACGAACGCCGGATCGGCGCCGCCGCCGCGGAGCACCTGATCCAGCGCGGCCGGCGCGCCATCGGCGTGGTCGTCCCCCGGGAACCGGTCCCGGCGCACTGCGCCCGGCTCCGCCTGGAGGGAGTCCGCGCGGCCGCGGACGGCGCCGGGGCGCGGACGGTGGCGCTGCCGATGGCCTACGAGGAGGAGTCGGCCGCCGCCCTCGCCGCCCGCTGGCGGGCGACCGGACTCGACGGCGTCTTCGCCTTCGACGACGAGTACGCGATGCTGCTGATGCGCGCGCTCCAGGACGAGGGCGTCGACGTGCCCCGCGAGACGGCCGTGATCGGCGCCGGCGACCTGCTGCTCGGCAGACTGCTGCGCCCGCGGCTGAGCACCGTCCGCGTCGACACCGTCAGCGGGCGCCGGCTCGCCGACTTCGTCGACCGCATGGTCCGGGAACCGGCCGCCGAACCGGAGCACCACGACCTCATGGCGGCCCGCGCCGTCCACCGCGAGTCGAGCTGA
- a CDS encoding thiolase family protein: protein MSIRDVYIVDAVRTPIGKFGGALSSVRPDDLAAHVVRALVDRTPELDPARIDDVVFGDANGAGEDNRDVARMAVLLAGLPVGVPGVTVNRLCGSGLEAVVQAARAIALGDASVAVAGGVESMSRAPWVMQKPERAFPAGHQQLHSTTLGWRMTNPRMPAEWTVQLGEGAELVADKHGIGREAQDAFALASHRKAADAWAAGLYDGEVVPVPGVALTRDECIRDATSMEALAKLKPSFRPEGTVTAGNASPLNDGAAALLLVDDEGLRATGREPLARIRASAVTGIEPQLFGLGPVEAVTKALAKAGRSFGDLTTFELNEAFAAQSLGCLAEWPGLDPALVNPRGGAIAIGHPLGASGARLAGSVAHQLAAAGSGTGLAALCIGVGQGLALVLER from the coding sequence ATGAGCATCCGCGACGTCTACATCGTCGACGCCGTCCGTACACCGATCGGGAAGTTCGGGGGCGCGCTCTCCTCCGTCCGGCCCGACGACCTCGCGGCCCACGTCGTGCGGGCACTCGTCGACCGCACCCCGGAACTCGACCCGGCCCGTATCGACGACGTCGTCTTCGGCGACGCCAACGGCGCGGGCGAGGACAACCGCGATGTCGCCCGGATGGCCGTACTCCTCGCGGGCCTGCCGGTCGGCGTGCCCGGCGTGACGGTCAACCGGCTCTGCGGCTCCGGCCTGGAGGCGGTCGTCCAGGCCGCCCGCGCCATCGCGCTCGGCGACGCCTCGGTGGCCGTGGCCGGCGGCGTCGAGTCCATGTCCCGGGCCCCCTGGGTGATGCAGAAGCCCGAACGCGCCTTCCCGGCCGGCCACCAGCAGCTCCACTCCACGACGCTCGGCTGGCGCATGACCAACCCGCGGATGCCCGCCGAGTGGACCGTGCAGCTCGGCGAGGGCGCCGAACTCGTCGCCGACAAGCACGGCATCGGCCGCGAGGCGCAGGACGCCTTCGCCCTCGCCAGCCACCGCAAGGCCGCCGACGCCTGGGCCGCCGGACTCTACGACGGCGAGGTCGTGCCCGTGCCCGGCGTCGCCCTGACCCGGGACGAGTGCATCCGCGACGCCACCTCGATGGAGGCGCTCGCCAAGCTGAAGCCCTCCTTCCGCCCCGAGGGCACCGTGACCGCGGGCAACGCCTCCCCCCTCAACGACGGCGCCGCCGCCCTGCTCCTGGTGGACGACGAGGGGCTGCGCGCCACCGGCCGGGAGCCGCTCGCCCGCATCCGGGCCTCGGCCGTCACCGGCATCGAGCCGCAGCTCTTCGGGCTCGGCCCGGTCGAGGCGGTGACGAAGGCGCTGGCCAAGGCGGGGCGCTCGTTCGGCGACCTCACCACCTTCGAGCTCAACGAGGCCTTCGCGGCCCAGTCGCTCGGCTGCCTCGCCGAGTGGCCCGGGCTCGACCCGGCGCTCGTCAACCCGCGCGGCGGCGCCATCGCCATCGGCCACCCGCTGGGCGCGTCGGGCGCCCGCCTGGCCGGCAGCGTCGCCCACCAGCTCGCCGCCGCGGGCTCCGGCACGGGCCTCGCCGCCCTGTGCATCGGCGTCGGCCAGGGCCTCGCCCTCGTCCTCGAACGCTGA
- the trxA gene encoding thioredoxin, which translates to MSTLELTKENFDQVVTDNDFILIDFWASWCGPCRQFAPVFEGASERHQDLVFAKVDTEAQQELAAAFEIRSIPTLMIVRDNVAVFAQPGALPEAALEDVIGQARALDMDEVRKSIEKAQKDGADGTPGGQQAGGEATA; encoded by the coding sequence ATGAGCACGCTTGAGCTCACCAAGGAAAACTTCGATCAGGTCGTGACGGACAACGACTTCATCCTGATCGACTTCTGGGCGTCCTGGTGTGGCCCCTGCCGGCAGTTCGCCCCGGTCTTCGAGGGCGCGTCCGAGCGGCACCAGGACCTCGTCTTCGCCAAGGTCGACACCGAGGCGCAGCAGGAGCTGGCGGCGGCCTTCGAGATCCGTTCCATCCCGACGCTGATGATCGTCCGCGACAACGTGGCCGTGTTCGCTCAGCCGGGGGCGCTGCCGGAGGCGGCGCTGGAGGACGTGATCGGCCAGGCCCGCGCGCTGGACATGGACGAGGTGCGCAAGTCGATCGAGAAGGCGCAGAAGGACGGCGCGGACGGCACGCCGGGCGGACAGCAGGCGGGCGGCGAGGCCACGGCCTGA
- a CDS encoding dihydrolipoyl dehydrogenase family protein, producing the protein MTEAVEYDVVVLGAGPVGENVADRTRAAGLSTAVVESELIGGECSYWACVPSKALLRPALARADARRVPGLAGSVQGPLDAKAVLARRDERVGDWNDAGQAEWLDSIGVRLYRGHGRLHGPRSVVVDGPEKEHHLLTARHAVVVATGSRAVLPDLPGLVGARPWTSREATSAREVPDRLVVVGGGVVGVEMATAWQALGSRVTLLVRDGGVLPRMEPFVGEHVVDALKEAGADVRLHTSVAAVDRPGGSTGPVTVVLGDGSSVEADEVLFATGRAPRTAGIGLESVNLTDGSWLTVDDSCRVEGTDWLYAVGDVNHRALLTHQGKYQARIAGAAIAARAQKVPLLETDRWGAHSATADHAAVPQVVFTDPEAAAVGLSLAEAERAGHRVRAVDYDLGSVAGAGLYAENYRGHARMVVDLDREIVLGVTFVGPGVGELLHSATVAVAGEVPIDRLWHAVPAFPTISEVWLRLLEAYRG; encoded by the coding sequence ATGACCGAAGCTGTGGAATACGACGTCGTGGTGCTCGGAGCCGGTCCCGTCGGGGAGAACGTGGCCGATCGGACCAGGGCCGCGGGCCTGAGCACCGCCGTGGTGGAGAGCGAACTGATCGGCGGCGAGTGCTCGTACTGGGCCTGCGTCCCCAGCAAGGCGCTGCTGCGCCCGGCGCTCGCCCGCGCCGACGCCCGCCGGGTGCCCGGACTCGCCGGCTCCGTACAGGGGCCGCTGGACGCCAAGGCCGTCCTCGCCCGCCGCGACGAACGCGTCGGCGACTGGAACGACGCGGGCCAGGCCGAATGGCTCGACTCGATCGGCGTGCGCCTCTACCGCGGTCACGGCAGGCTCCACGGCCCCAGGAGCGTCGTGGTGGACGGGCCGGAGAAGGAGCACCACCTGCTCACCGCCCGGCACGCCGTCGTCGTCGCCACCGGCAGCCGCGCCGTCCTCCCCGACCTGCCCGGCCTCGTCGGCGCCCGGCCCTGGACGAGCCGCGAGGCCACCAGCGCCCGCGAGGTCCCCGACCGCCTCGTCGTCGTCGGCGGCGGCGTCGTCGGCGTGGAGATGGCCACCGCCTGGCAGGCCCTCGGCTCCCGGGTCACCCTGCTCGTCCGCGACGGCGGCGTACTGCCCCGCATGGAGCCCTTCGTCGGCGAGCACGTCGTCGACGCGCTGAAGGAGGCGGGCGCCGACGTCCGCCTCCACACCTCGGTCGCCGCCGTGGACCGCCCCGGCGGCAGTACCGGCCCCGTCACCGTGGTGCTCGGCGACGGCAGCAGCGTGGAGGCGGACGAGGTGCTCTTCGCCACCGGCCGCGCCCCGCGCACCGCCGGCATCGGACTGGAGTCGGTGAACCTCACGGACGGCTCCTGGCTGACCGTCGACGACAGCTGCCGCGTCGAGGGCACCGACTGGCTGTACGCGGTGGGCGACGTCAACCACCGCGCCCTCCTCACCCACCAGGGCAAGTACCAGGCCCGGATCGCCGGCGCCGCGATCGCGGCGAGGGCGCAGAAGGTGCCCCTGCTGGAGACCGACCGCTGGGGCGCCCACAGCGCCACCGCCGACCACGCGGCCGTCCCCCAGGTCGTCTTCACCGACCCCGAGGCGGCCGCCGTCGGACTCTCCCTCGCCGAGGCGGAGCGCGCCGGCCACCGGGTGCGCGCCGTCGACTACGACCTCGGCTCGGTCGCCGGCGCCGGGCTCTACGCGGAGAACTACCGCGGGCACGCGCGCATGGTCGTCGACCTGGACCGCGAGATCGTCCTCGGCGTGACCTTCGTCGGCCCCGGCGTCGGGGAACTGCTGCACTCGGCGACGGTCGCGGTCGCGGGCGAGGTGCCGATCGACCGCCTCTGGCACGCCGTCCCCGCGTTCCCGACCATCAGCGAGGTGTGGCTGCGCCTCCTGGAGGCGTACCGGGGGTAG
- a CDS encoding DUF6357 family protein: protein MRDIVFTRMSGWIPTVVREDGELRLMLGAGADANHEPRTFTFPIGDAHLAVIREDLARHLLLWSAVLPLCDAAGTRGPLDERAAAALLDPILLAAPADVDAFFRGIPWDRGRLVAHGADTDLLRRGRVCAAMSAATETSDPKRAQEDHANRRRAERGVVLGPLDTAVLRYTGQYLHGSTVPKRTPGAVEPALLPEVMRVIATAERACAGMRIGRDPRRGKRGTDKRDWERMAAAVDTAMRRAHPELVDDAVRTVGFLMCSEATDRARNAPMDTEGDEAGSGGSARRTGLTFTDDKGAERKWLPEGPRTAAAEFWEFVGDRSAADNEVFTIEDEERGEGVQLHFYADSLARITTVRAGDGGSDPQYRVEYTLVDGIGGYRTLVSAFVRGGCSALDPHGPWMSDVDEFERARRRRGAG, encoded by the coding sequence ATGAGAGACATCGTTTTCACGCGCATGAGCGGCTGGATCCCGACCGTGGTCCGCGAGGACGGTGAGCTGAGGCTGATGCTCGGTGCCGGGGCCGACGCCAACCACGAACCCCGCACGTTCACCTTCCCGATCGGCGACGCCCATCTCGCGGTGATCCGCGAGGATCTGGCCAGGCACCTGCTGCTGTGGAGCGCGGTCCTTCCGCTGTGCGACGCCGCCGGGACCCGGGGGCCCCTCGACGAGCGCGCCGCCGCGGCACTCCTGGACCCGATCCTGCTCGCCGCGCCCGCGGACGTCGACGCGTTCTTCCGGGGGATCCCGTGGGACAGGGGCCGGCTCGTCGCCCACGGGGCCGACACCGATCTGCTCCGGCGCGGTCGGGTCTGCGCGGCGATGAGCGCGGCGACGGAGACGTCCGACCCGAAACGGGCCCAGGAGGACCATGCGAACCGCCGCCGAGCCGAGCGCGGGGTGGTGCTCGGTCCGCTCGACACCGCGGTCCTGCGGTACACGGGCCAGTACCTGCACGGCTCGACGGTCCCGAAGCGGACGCCGGGTGCCGTCGAACCGGCGCTGCTGCCCGAGGTGATGCGGGTGATCGCCACCGCGGAGCGGGCGTGCGCCGGGATGCGCATCGGCCGCGATCCGCGGCGGGGAAAGCGGGGCACGGACAAGCGCGACTGGGAACGGATGGCGGCGGCGGTCGACACGGCCATGCGCCGGGCACACCCGGAACTCGTCGACGACGCGGTGCGCACCGTGGGCTTCCTGATGTGCTCGGAGGCCACGGACCGTGCCAGGAACGCGCCCATGGACACCGAGGGGGACGAAGCAGGCTCCGGCGGGAGTGCGCGGCGGACGGGCCTGACGTTCACGGACGACAAGGGCGCCGAGAGGAAGTGGCTCCCGGAGGGTCCCCGCACCGCGGCGGCGGAGTTCTGGGAGTTCGTCGGCGACCGCTCGGCCGCGGACAACGAGGTGTTCACCATCGAGGACGAAGAGCGGGGCGAAGGGGTCCAGCTCCACTTCTACGCGGACTCGCTCGCCCGGATCACGACGGTGCGCGCGGGTGACGGCGGGTCGGATCCGCAGTACCGGGTCGAGTACACCCTGGTCGACGGGATCGGCGGGTACCGGACCCTGGTGAGCGCGTTCGTCCGCGGCGGCTGCTCCGCACTCGACCCGCACGGCCCCTGGATGTCGGACGTCGACGAGTTCGAGCGCGCACGCCGGCGGCGCGGCGCCGGGTAG